From the Coffea eugenioides isolate CCC68of chromosome 1, Ceug_1.0, whole genome shotgun sequence genome, the window TCCATTCTTAGCGCGCATTAGCCTGTCCGCGCGCTTCCTTTATATGACTGGCTAACTGGTTGGTGGTCGATTAATGAATTGGTAGAGTATTAATTTCCCGGCAAACATAGAGGTCAATTCGAAGTAATAGCTGAATGAATGACAGATTAGAATGTGGAAGCTTTAAATTTCGGAATGTGGACGTGATTCGGAAATGTCACCACGGTATTagcagtagtagtagtagtgttTTCTTGAATCAGAAACTCCCCTGTCAAAACACTTGTACTATTTCAATTTGTTCTGTTTGGCTCTGTGTAGGATCGCCAGTCCCCTAGTGCATTTTCTAGTTGCAGAATCAGGAGCCCACCTACCATTCATTATTTGCCCAAAGCTGGATTCTGGAATGTTAGCGAGTATAGGATGCCAAGACGGAGCGCATTATCATTATGATAATACTACTACTATCATCGATGAGCTAATAAGCTGCGTGCGCTTGTGTTTGGTTTATTATTTCCCCCGTCTGCTGCTAGCGTATTTTGTTTCTGCATGTGatacatgtttttttttaatatgcaACCAGTTGACGACTGTAACTTGACTTGAGCAGTTCAGCCAGTGAAGGCATATTATTTATGCGCATCACCAAAATTACTactcatttgaaatgaaactaGGAGTAAGGTTTAGCAATTTTCTCAGTTGCCAGATAGATCAGGAGTATGTGTCAACAGTAGTACTTAAACGCTAGGAAAATGAATGGGACCCTGACCCCGCGAGGCTGTTCAGGGAATTTCAAAGCAGAAAAGACAATTGAGTTTACATCTGGTGGTTatagaagaagaaagaaaagtagcAGTAAGAATTTCTTGTCCCTCCCATAGTCATAATAGAGTGTTAGTCGTAGTGCTTTTTATTTCTCTCTCCCTACCACTACCAGCAATTGCATTCCCTTTATTCACGCCGCATTCACTCCCAACACTTTCTCCCCTGTTGTGTTGCCTTGCTCCAAAGTCCAACCAGACAAACGCCTCTGACACACTTCACTTCACCTGCACCATTTCTTCCCTCATCTCCCATTTTTCAATTCGAGTCCTCCCTTGGCTGCCTCTGTAGCCTGCACGACTTAGAGAGATGTCTGAGCTGTGCTTGTCTAGACCGTCCAGGACTCACCTCTCTAGTCTCCTCCTATCCAACTTCttcctcttttgttctttcaTCGCCTCCCACCCTCTCTACTTCACTTACCTCATCTTCTTCTCACCCTACCTTCTTAAGCTCCTCTCCTTTCTTTCCCCTCTCTTCATTACCACCTCCCTCCTGCTCCTTGCCCTCCTCACAGCCTCTCCTTGTCTCATAGTAAGTGGCAGCTTCTCCAAGGAATCATCCGATTCCCATGCCGAAAGCAAGGGGAGTTTCCTGACTGCTGCATATCATGCAGTTGTAGAAAGGCTGAGGTCCAAAATTGATGATCACAATGAGGAGGAACTTCTTTGTCTGGAGGACTTTGAGGTGTTCAAGATTGTGTTTGGCAATCCCACGACCCAGGATGATAAAGAAAGCCAAGTTGAAGGCTTTGATGCGGAAGTACTAGTTGAGGATACTtctcttaaagcttcaaatgctCCGGTTATTGCTGCATGTGTTGGACATCAAGATTTCGGCGTAACCTCAAACGAAGCATTAATGGCAAGTAAATTGGAATCAGAGTCAGAGGCCTTTGTTGAATCGGAAAGTACCTGTGATGCAATGGAGTGCTTCCTGCAAGAAGTAGATGAGTCTGAGAACGTGAAAGTGAATGCAACtgtggaaaagaagaaaatcgaGCCACCCTGCACGGTGGCCAATAAAGCAGTTGACAATCATGGAGAAAAGTCACCAATGAGAAATGGATCCGAGGCAGCAGGTAATAAAATAAGACACGCTACTACTAATACTACTAATTCAGCTGAGGTTGGTAAAGGCAACGGGATCATGGAGTCCAAGTCAAAGCTACTAAAAGCGCATTCTCATAGTGTTGGCGCCAGTGCTGATTACACTAACGACAAGTGTATCTGGAAAATACAGAAGAGTTCTCCATCCCTGGATTACAATCTTGGGGGCTATGGATCAATGAGGAAGGGGAAGGATTGGAAAAGGACATTGGCGTGCAAGCTTTTCGAGGAGAGAAACAATGCGGATGAAGGTGAAGGGATGGATTTATTGTGGGAGACGTACGAGGTGGAATCGACTAAGAGCAAGGCAAAGAGCAAGAGCAAGAAGAAGAgtcacaagaagaaaaatgaaagcaagcATCGTGAATGCGAAGATATGAGCTGCGATGGGCAcgatgaggaggaggaggagtcAGAGGGGCAGTTTTGTTGCTTGCAAGCCCTTAAGTTGTCAGCAGGAAGGGTGAATTTGGGAATGGCAAGGCCTAATCTTGTTAAGATCTCTAAAGCCATTAAAGGAATTGGGTGGCTGCATAATCTGAGCAGGCATAGCAAGAAGGTGCACAGTGGAGACAGATTCTAATTTACTTCATACACTGACACTAGTCGTTAATTGGTGGTAGCAGCGAGATTGTACTACTATTTAGTTTCtttgaatatttatttcttGCTAGTATATAATATAGTTTGTATCTTTTAGCGCCCATGCCAATTGTTAATAAGAAAATCTTGTGCTCTATAATTTCTTCAAGTTATGGATGAAAAAGCAGCAGATTCTTGACCGCATTAGCTCTAGCATGATGTCCATGATAAACAGTAAGTGGAAAAAGGATGTGAGGTTAAATCTTTGGAGCCTCGAATCCTGATACGAATTTCCATCCCTATTGAAATGGTCAAGGTCTGTGAAGAGCAAGAGCCCTCCATTTTATTCTGTCTGAATTTTTTCGGATTCGGATTCGGCAAGTGTGGTGTTGTACGAGATACATTCATTAGCGGACGGAAGGATGTATGTTTATTTGGTCCAAGTGCATCTGATGAGCTGTGGGCCTGCAGGCAGGCCCTGATTTAGCAAAAACGCTCTTGGGTCTTCAACTGGCAATGTTGGGACGATTAGATCTGGTTTGCTTAAAAAGCCCATGTGCCTTGTGTGCCTGTTATAGCCCCCTTTCCATAAGGGAAGtgagccattttttttttttttggtcaaaagagCTTGAGCTTGAACTTGTGATTTTCTGCAACTCACACTGTGACGGGACCATCATTCCACAGTATCAGGCCATAGTGCCCTagtggggttttttttttttatttccatgTTCCATTAACATTATTATAATCATGgtaatgagagagagagagagagagatagactCAGCAGATGCGCAAATGCGAAATAATCTGCTTCGATAATTGGACGTTTACTTTTGTTACGCAACCATAATCTCGCATTATCGGACTCCCAATCCCATGTGAATTCCACCTTATAATCCCCATCTTGTTTGGTTACCGGAGTACGTAAAACACTtaaaaaatgaaccaaaattTATACCGAAACAAAAGCCAGGAGCCAGCAACCCTATTCTGCGGAACAGTTTTGAAAGATGCAGATATGTATTAAGTTTTGAGGGATATTTCTAAAAGAATTCAGATATTCCCCTGCCTGCTAGTAACTCCACATTGAACTTCTCATTTGGAATTACACATACTCATCACTTGCCGTTGATTTAATTGTTGCCCGacttaattttacattttttaatgAATTAATATGCAGAGCCAATCCGTTtagattgcattttccgtcatttttcatgaaaaaattactgtgacGATTTGATGTAcgtgaagaaaaaagataattaaaaaatatgatcATGAAAAACGACCTGACAGAAAATGGCAATTCAAACACACCCTTATCTTAAGAGCGAAATCGTCATTATCACTTTTTATCACAAGATCGGCATTATCACTTCTTATCGTTATCATTTCTTCTTAACAGTTAATACTTCTTATCACAACAGCATACCTTATAATTACAACTATCACTTGACATCCCTTCTAGAGAGATGTATTATTGAACGTATTCGTCATTTTTTCGCCTCTGCTGTTTTGGAGCTTTGAGCCATGCGCAGGAGCGTGATGAACAACACCTATCTGTAGAAGATACAAAAACGCGctctcctctcctctcctctctctctctctctctctcaccaCCGTCACCACCGTCAACTCACTAGGCCCCAGTCCCCGCGTTCGTTGAGTTGAGACTTGAGAGACCAGCAGCAGCACTGCAGCGGTAGTAGCCGCGGGAGGCAAACTACCACCGACATCTCTCTCCCACTCCCTCTTGCCTTCTTGCTCTCTTTCATTTGCCATTTTCCTTGGAATATCGAAATTGCATCGCAACTGAAGTACATTGACATAGACAAAACGATTCAACGAAATTGGATTTGGGAATTATTATTATTGCTGCTTCCTGGGAATCTCTAGGATACGAAAGGAGGACATGGCGATTGGAAGGTTTCGGGCCTTACTCCGAGATCGGGCTCCCGCCCCTCGCCTATCTACCTCCAACTCCTCGTCTTTCAAGCTCTTCGCCACTCTCCTCCTCGCC encodes:
- the LOC113781944 gene encoding uncharacterized protein LOC113781944; its protein translation is MSELCLSRPSRTHLSSLLLSNFFLFCSFIASHPLYFTYLIFFSPYLLKLLSFLSPLFITTSLLLLALLTASPCLIVSGSFSKESSDSHAESKGSFLTAAYHAVVERLRSKIDDHNEEELLCLEDFEVFKIVFGNPTTQDDKESQVEGFDAEVLVEDTSLKASNAPVIAACVGHQDFGVTSNEALMASKLESESEAFVESESTCDAMECFLQEVDESENVKVNATVEKKKIEPPCTVANKAVDNHGEKSPMRNGSEAAGNKIRHATTNTTNSAEVGKGNGIMESKSKLLKAHSHSVGASADYTNDKCIWKIQKSSPSLDYNLGGYGSMRKGKDWKRTLACKLFEERNNADEGEGMDLLWETYEVESTKSKAKSKSKKKSHKKKNESKHRECEDMSCDGHDEEEEESEGQFCCLQALKLSAGRVNLGMARPNLVKISKAIKGIGWLHNLSRHSKKVHSGDRF